Proteins from one Anastrepha obliqua isolate idAnaObli1 chromosome 2, idAnaObli1_1.0, whole genome shotgun sequence genomic window:
- the LOC129237247 gene encoding lectizyme-like, translating into MKTFIVFALAIATVSAANLDVALQPAFASGRIINGYEAQKGEAPYIVSLKSISHFCAGSIIDENWVLTAAHCLIYDSFSVVAGLHSRNDESNVQIRKVTSKSQYVVHEDYGGGVGPNDVGLIYIPEGFDLNALNRDGVASVGKVSLPSGKYESTGDGKLFGWGRDNSGALPNVLQTLDAKIIGYSECKAALPLFAPIKDVNICSYNAGTTDGACNGDSGGPLVINTDAGVEQVGIVSWGYTPCAITKYPSVYTSVSAYQKWITEKIRN; encoded by the coding sequence ATGAAGACTTTCATTGTATTCGCTTTAGCAATTGCCACCGTGAGTGCGGCCAATCTGGACGTTGCCTTACAACCCGCTTTTGCCTCAGGACGTATCATCAACGGCTATGAGGCTCAAAAGGGTGAGGCCCCGTACATCGTTTCGCTAAAGTCGATTTCCCACTTCTGTGCTGGCTCCATCATCGATGAGAACTGGGTACTCACTGCTGCCCACTGTTTGATCTACGACAGTTTCAGCGTTGTCGCTGGTCTGCACTCCCGCAACGACGAATCGAATGTACAAATACGTAAGGTCACCAGTAAATCTCAGTACGTCGTACATGAGGACTATGGTGGTGGTGTTGGACCCAATGATGTGGGTCTTATCTACATTCCTGAAGGCTTCGACTTGAACGCTCTTAACCGTGATGGTGTGGCATCTGTTGGTAAGGTTTCATTGCCATCTGGCAAATACGAAAGTACTGGCGACGGCAAGCTTTTCGGCTGGGGACGTGACAATTCCGGTGCTTTGCCCAATGTGCTCCAAACATTAGATGCCAAAATCATCGGTTACTCCGAGTGCAAAGCTGCTCTACCCCTCTTCGCGCCCATCAAGGATGTAAACATATGCTCATACAATGCTGGTACGACCGATGGCGCCTGCAATGGAGATTCCGGCGGCCCACTGGTTATCAACACCGATGCTGGTGTCGAACAAGTTGGTATTGTGTCATGGGGCTACACTCCATGCGCCATC